One segment of Candidatus Nitrospira nitrosa DNA contains the following:
- a CDS encoding YkgJ family cysteine cluster protein, with protein MISQVSERFEISLNTSAGQITTAVDVPTGFVPITSIVPLMRRLGEEAQALEIARVGEQGRALSCQKGCAACCRMLVPLSAPEAFAVREWVRSRPAEQQARIVARFTETKVRLLSKGIWQQLSELCGTSEPCSDEIVDEVNHRYYALRLACPFLEEENCTIYDERPAACRELLVTSPAERCEDLLANPVDTIAAPMRVSTVLGLLWQDVTSTSTRLIPLPLALDWAEAHARENDRTLKGPQLFDQALDKVWRFLSQSLSDGGRTAGS; from the coding sequence ATGATTTCCCAGGTCAGTGAGCGCTTCGAGATTTCCCTGAACACATCTGCCGGCCAAATCACCACGGCTGTCGATGTGCCGACCGGGTTCGTTCCCATTACGTCTATTGTGCCGCTCATGAGACGTTTGGGAGAAGAGGCCCAAGCCTTGGAGATTGCACGGGTGGGTGAGCAGGGAAGGGCACTTTCCTGCCAAAAAGGCTGTGCGGCTTGCTGTCGAATGTTAGTTCCCCTGTCTGCACCGGAGGCGTTTGCGGTCCGAGAGTGGGTTCGTTCTCGCCCTGCTGAGCAACAAGCTCGTATCGTTGCCCGCTTTACTGAGACAAAAGTGCGTTTGCTTTCCAAGGGGATCTGGCAACAACTATCGGAATTGTGCGGGACCTCTGAGCCCTGCAGCGACGAAATCGTAGATGAAGTGAACCATAGGTACTACGCGTTGCGGTTGGCCTGTCCGTTTCTGGAAGAAGAAAACTGCACAATCTATGATGAGCGCCCTGCAGCCTGTCGTGAACTGCTGGTGACGTCTCCTGCCGAGCGATGTGAGGATCTCCTTGCGAATCCGGTGGACACGATTGCCGCACCGATGCGGGTCAGTACGGTTCTGGGGTTGTTGTGGCAGGATGTAACGAGCACGTCGACCAGGTTGATTCCACTTCCCCTTGCTCTGGATTGGGCAGAAGCACATGCGCGAGAGAACGACCGAACCTTGAAGGGTCCCCAGCTTTTCGACCAAGCGTTGGATAAGGTCTGGCGATTTTTGAGCCAGTCGCTTTCAGATGGAGGTAGAACAGCTGGCAGCTGA
- the thrH gene encoding bifunctional phosphoserine phosphatase/homoserine phosphotransferase ThrH, whose product MQKPVVVCLDLEGVLVPEIWINVALKTGIDELKVTTREMPDYDQLMKQRMGILDRHGLKIGEIQKVIAEMGPLEGAIDFLGWLRERGQVVILSDTFYQFAQPLMRQLGFPTLFCNQLDIDAQGRIVNYHMRMENPKKHAVASLKALNFFTVAAGDSYNDIGMLREADKGFFFRPPGHLPKEFPSFPVTHTYGELQERFVNIGCFSV is encoded by the coding sequence ATGCAGAAGCCAGTTGTGGTGTGTTTAGACCTGGAGGGTGTGCTCGTTCCCGAGATTTGGATTAACGTCGCGCTGAAGACTGGGATTGATGAGTTGAAGGTGACCACCCGGGAGATGCCGGACTATGACCAGCTCATGAAGCAACGAATGGGGATTCTCGATCGACATGGCTTGAAGATCGGTGAGATTCAAAAGGTCATCGCCGAAATGGGTCCGTTGGAAGGGGCCATTGACTTCCTCGGCTGGCTGCGGGAGCGCGGTCAAGTGGTCATCTTGTCCGACACGTTCTATCAGTTTGCTCAGCCCCTTATGCGGCAGTTGGGCTTTCCAACACTCTTCTGTAATCAGCTTGATATTGATGCGCAGGGCCGAATCGTGAACTACCACATGCGGATGGAGAATCCAAAGAAACATGCGGTCGCCTCGCTGAAGGCATTGAATTTTTTTACCGTCGCTGCGGGGGACTCGTACAATGATATTGGGATGTTAAGGGAAGCTGATAAAGGGTTTTTCTTCAGGCCGCCGGGCCATTTGCCCAAAGAATTCCCGTCATTTCCAGTGACGCATACCTACGGCGAGCTTCAGGAGCGGTTTGTCAACATCGGCTGTTTCTCAGTCTGA